One part of the Anaerolineales bacterium genome encodes these proteins:
- a CDS encoding SDR family oxidoreductase: MGLLESKSILITGAASGIGKAAAEAMAREGASVTLADLLDAEGNAAAEAIVRGGGRAQFVHCDVTRADQVEAAVEAAVDAFGRLDAAFNNAGLEGELAPTAECEEANWDRILAVNLKGVWLCMRAEIRRFLEQKGGGAIVSTASVAGMVAERGFPAYAAAKGGVIQLSRTAAVEYAAHNIRINVVCPGLVDTPMAARTLKRISIGAMVPDPARPQWLEAGINGVMRWEPAGRVMARMLQPLGRPGRPEEIAAAAVWLCSDSSSFVTGQMLVVDGGMTAA, translated from the coding sequence ATGGGCTTGCTGGAATCAAAATCCATACTCATCACCGGCGCCGCATCCGGGATCGGCAAAGCGGCCGCGGAAGCGATGGCCCGCGAAGGGGCGTCGGTGACCCTGGCCGACCTTTTGGACGCCGAAGGAAACGCCGCGGCCGAAGCGATCGTCCGCGGCGGCGGCCGCGCCCAATTTGTTCATTGCGACGTGACCCGCGCCGATCAGGTGGAGGCGGCGGTGGAAGCGGCGGTGGACGCCTTCGGACGGCTGGATGCGGCTTTCAACAACGCCGGCCTGGAAGGCGAGTTGGCGCCGACGGCCGAGTGTGAAGAGGCGAACTGGGACCGCATCCTGGCCGTCAACCTCAAGGGAGTCTGGCTGTGCATGCGGGCCGAGATCCGGCGGTTCCTCGAGCAGAAGGGCGGCGGCGCGATCGTCAGCACGGCCTCGGTGGCCGGGATGGTCGCCGAGCGCGGGTTCCCGGCCTACGCCGCCGCCAAAGGCGGCGTGATCCAGCTTTCGCGGACGGCGGCGGTGGAATACGCGGCGCACAACATCCGCATCAACGTCGTCTGCCCCGGATTGGTGGATACGCCGATGGCGGCGCGGACGCTCAAGCGCATATCGATCGGGGCGATGGTCCCGGACCCGGCCCGGCCGCAATGGCTCGAAGCCGGGATCAACGGGGTCATGCGCTGGGAGCCCGCCGGCAGGGTCATGGCGCGCATGTTGCAGCCTCTCGGCCGGCCCGGCCGCCCGGAGGAGATCGCCGCCGCGGCGGTGTGGCTGTGCTCGGATTCCAGCTCCTTCGTCACCGGCCAGATGCTGGTCGTGGACGGCGGGATGACGGCGGCGTAG